TTATGCACCGCCGGAGGCACCAGCCGCACGTCGATGGCGCCGCTCGTCTCCAGCAGCACGATGAGGCCGGCGGCCAGCAGCTCCTCCATGAGCGGGTACACGCCGGGCTGCAGCAGGGGCTCGCCGCCCGTCACCTCCACCCGGGGCGAGCCGAGCTCCTTCACCCTGGCCACCACCTCCGGAATCTTCATGCGCGTGCCGCCGTGGAAGGCGAACTCGCTGTCGCAGTAGGTGCAGCGCAGGTGGCAGCCGGTGAGCCGCACGAAGGAGCACAGCAGCCCCGCGTGCGAGGACTCGCCCTGCACCGAGAGGTAGAACTCCTTGACCACCACCGAGTCAGCGGTGGGAACACGACGGGGCTCGATGTGGGGACGCGCGACGGGCATGGGGGATCCGGGGGAGCTCGCTTCAATCCCACCCGGGCGGTGGATGCAAGTTTGGAATCCCCCTGCGCCTCAACCGCCCAACATCCCTGGGGAATTTCCAGGTGCCCGCCCGCCCTCGTGGCGAGCGAGCCCGCGGAGCCTGGGCCTCAGGCCGGGGTGCTCCGGGCCTTCACCTGGGCGATGAAGGTGTCGATGAGCTGCCGGGCGATGCTCATGCGCGGAGGGAGCTGCGGGAGGGTATCGGGGGTGAACCAACCGGCCTCGGCGATCTCCTGGCCGTCCACCTGGATTTCTCCCCCGGCGTACTCGGCGGTGAAGCCGAGCATGAGCGAGCGGCCGAAGGGCCACGGCTGGCTGCCGAAGTAGCGGAGGTTCTTCAGCTCCACGCCCACCTCCTCCTTCACCTCGCGCACCACTGTCTCCTCGAGCGACTCGCCGACGTCGACGAAGCCAGCCAGGGTGCTGAAGAAGGCGCCGGGGAAGTTGGCGTTGCGCGCGAGCAGCATGGAGTCCCCCCGGGTGATGAGCACGATGACGGCGGGGGAGATGCGCGGGTAGTAGGGCGTGCGGCAGGCGGGGCAGCGGCGCGAGCGCTCGCCGGGGACGAGCACCGTGGGCTGGCCATCGCGTCCGCAGAAGCGGTGGGTGGCGTCCCACTCGGCGATGGCGAGCGCCCGGCCGGCGACGCCGAAGAGCGACTCGTCGAGGCGGTTGAAGAGGCCGCGGGCGGGGACGAGCTTCATGCCCTCGGGAGGCGAGATGTCCTTGGGGAAGGAGGCGGCATAGCAGTCCACGTCCCCGAGGGTGCCGAGGAAGTGTGCCCCCGTGGCGAGCTCGGGGAGCTCGGCGCAGGTGGGGATGCGCACGGTGGTGTCGCGCTCGGCGACGAGCAGCTCCAGGCCGTGCGCGGCGAAGAGCAGGGCGCTGTCACGCGGACGCGCGGGGACTTCATGTCCGGGGATGAATCGGGGAGGGCTCACGTGCGGCACCTTAGCGGGAGCCGGTGCGCGGGGGCAGGGACTCGTGCCCGGGGGAGTCGCCTCCTGGAAGTCCGTGGTGGGTGGGAGACACCGCCGCGGTGACACGGGGATGCGGGTCACCGCCAGCCAGTGCTAGGAACGGAGGGATGATGCGCACTTCGCTCCTGATGGCTGTGCTGTGTGTCTCCGCTGGCTGTGCCCGCGTCCCCACCGTGCCCGTCCGCTACGTGGTGAGCAGCGCCGAGGCCCCCACCTTCCGCATCTCCCAGGGCCAGGGGACGGCCATCCTGCTCGTCAACGAGGAGACCGGGGCCCGTGCGGCCTCGATGGGAGTGCTGGAGCTTCAAGGGGGTGCCGGAGTGGCCCCCCACATCCACGCGGACAGCGTGGAGATGCTCTACGTGGAGCAGGGGGAGGCGGTGATGGCCATCGAGGGGCAGATGATGCCCGTGAAGCAGGGCGATGCCGTCTACATCCCCGCGGGGGTTCGTCACTCGGCGGCCATTCCCGATAATGTTCCGAGCTTCCGGGCCGTGCAGGTGTACGTGGGCCCCGGCCCCGAGGCGCGCTTCCGTCAGGGTGAGCCCGTGAAGTAACGCTCCCTCTCCCCTCGGGAGAGGGCTGGGGTGAGGGTGCCTGAACCCGTTCTTCAACCCGTGGTCCCCAGTGGAGACAGAGGGTTCAACCCGGGGCCCGTGGCACCCTCACCCCGTCCCTCTCCCGGAGGGCGAGGGGAAATTGACGCGGTGTCAGCGCCTGTTCCCAGGGACGTACCGTCAGTGCGCGGCAGCCGCGGGCTCGCGGAACTGCCGGTGGTACAGCTCCGCGTACAGGCCGTTGCGTGCCATCAGCTCCTCGTGCGTGCCGCGCTCCGTGATGCGCCCGGCGTCGATGACCAGGATGAGGTCCGCGCTCCGGATGGTGCTGAGCCGGTGCGCGATGACCACGCTCGTCCTTCCCGCCAGCAGCGTGGAGAGCGCACGCTGGATGAGGGCCTCCGTCCGCGTGTCGATGTTCGCGGT
The sequence above is drawn from the Archangium gephyra genome and encodes:
- a CDS encoding radical SAM protein, which produces MPVARPHIEPRRVPTADSVVVKEFYLSVQGESSHAGLLCSFVRLTGCHLRCTYCDSEFAFHGGTRMKIPEVVARVKELGSPRVEVTGGEPLLQPGVYPLMEELLAAGLIVLLETSGAIDVRLVPPAVHKIVDMKTPSSGECDRNDYRNLTSMNANDELKFVIGSREDYEWSKKLIAEHRLLEKPYGLLFSTIFGKLTTKELAEWIIADRLPVRFQLQMHKYIWEPNERGV
- the nudC gene encoding NAD(+) diphosphatase, whose protein sequence is MSPPRFIPGHEVPARPRDSALLFAAHGLELLVAERDTTVRIPTCAELPELATGAHFLGTLGDVDCYAASFPKDISPPEGMKLVPARGLFNRLDESLFGVAGRALAIAEWDATHRFCGRDGQPTVLVPGERSRRCPACRTPYYPRISPAVIVLITRGDSMLLARNANFPGAFFSTLAGFVDVGESLEETVVREVKEEVGVELKNLRYFGSQPWPFGRSLMLGFTAEYAGGEIQVDGQEIAEAGWFTPDTLPQLPPRMSIARQLIDTFIAQVKARSTPA
- a CDS encoding cupin domain-containing protein, producing MMRTSLLMAVLCVSAGCARVPTVPVRYVVSSAEAPTFRISQGQGTAILLVNEETGARAASMGVLELQGGAGVAPHIHADSVEMLYVEQGEAVMAIEGQMMPVKQGDAVYIPAGVRHSAAIPDNVPSFRAVQVYVGPGPEARFRQGEPVK